One part of the uncultured Bacteroides sp. genome encodes these proteins:
- the nagB gene encoding glucosamine-6-phosphate deaminase, whose translation MRLIIQPDYQKISQWAANYVAAKINKANPTAEKPFVLGLPTGSSPLGMYKALIDLYKKGIVSFKNVVTFNMDEYVGLPQAHPESYYSFMWNNFFNHIDIVKANVNILNGNAADLEAECERYEAKIKEYGGIDLFLGGIGPDGHIAFNEPGSSLTSRTRVKTLTTDTIIANSRFFDNDVNKVPKTALTVGVGTVLSAKEVLIIVNGHNKARALYHAVEGSITQMWTISALQLHEKGIIVCDDAAADELKVGTYRYFKDIEADHIDPETLLK comes from the coding sequence ATGAGACTAATCATCCAACCTGATTATCAGAAGATTTCTCAATGGGCTGCCAATTATGTTGCAGCAAAGATTAATAAGGCTAATCCTACTGCAGAGAAACCTTTTGTTCTTGGTTTGCCAACAGGATCTTCTCCTCTTGGAATGTACAAAGCCCTAATTGATCTTTACAAAAAAGGCATTGTATCATTTAAAAATGTGGTAACGTTCAATATGGACGAATACGTTGGTCTTCCACAAGCACATCCGGAAAGCTACTATTCATTCATGTGGAACAATTTCTTTAATCATATTGATATTGTTAAGGCAAACGTAAATATCCTGAATGGTAATGCTGCTGATCTGGAAGCTGAATGTGAACGTTATGAAGCTAAGATCAAAGAATATGGTGGTATTGACCTTTTCCTTGGTGGTATTGGTCCTGATGGACACATTGCTTTCAATGAACCGGGATCTTCTCTAACTTCTCGCACTAGAGTTAAGACTTTAACAACAGACACAATCATTGCAAACTCTCGTTTCTTTGATAATGATGTGAATAAGGTTCCTAAAACAGCTTTAACTGTAGGTGTAGGTACAGTTCTTTCTGCTAAAGAAGTTCTTATCATTGTTAATGGACACAACAAAGCTCGTGCTTTGTATCACGCTGTTGAAGGTTCAATTACTCAGATGTGGACTATCAGTGCTCTTCAACTTCACGAAAAAGGAATTATTGTTTGTGATGATGCAGCTGCCGATGAATTGAAGGTTGGAACTTATCGTTACTTCAAAGATATTGAAGCAGATCATATTGATCCTGAAACGTTACTGAAATAA
- a CDS encoding FprA family A-type flavoprotein, with protein MQQKTTIKGKVHYVGVNDRNKQLFEAMWPLPYGVSYNSYLIDDDMVALVDTVDVCYFESFLRKIKNIIGERPINYLIINHMEPDHSGSIRLIKQHYPDIVIVGNKQTFGMIEGFYGVTGEQYLVKDGDYLALGHHKLKFYLTPMVHWPETMMTYDETDGVLFSGDGFGCFGTLDGGFIDSRMNIDKYWDEMVRYYSNIVGKYGSPVQKALEKLAGLHISAICSTHGPVWMENIERVIGIYDKLSRYDADEGVVIVYGSMYGNTEQMAETIASELSARGIKNIVMHNVSKSNPSYILMDIFKYKGLIIGSPTYSNQIFPEVEAILSKILVRDMKGRYLGYFGSFCWAGAAVKRMAEFAEKSKFELIGDPVEMKQSMKDITYTQCENLAKAMADRLKVDRSKTL; from the coding sequence ATGCAACAGAAGACTACAATAAAAGGGAAAGTTCACTATGTAGGAGTGAATGACAGAAATAAACAGCTGTTTGAAGCTATGTGGCCGTTACCTTACGGCGTATCTTATAATTCATATCTTATTGATGATGATATGGTGGCATTGGTAGATACGGTGGATGTTTGTTATTTTGAATCTTTTTTGCGCAAAATAAAAAATATAATAGGCGAACGTCCGATTAATTATCTGATTATAAATCACATGGAACCAGATCACTCGGGTTCTATTCGTTTGATAAAGCAACACTATCCTGATATTGTTATTGTGGGTAATAAGCAGACTTTCGGAATGATTGAAGGTTTTTATGGAGTTACCGGTGAGCAATATCTGGTAAAAGATGGAGATTATCTTGCTTTAGGACATCATAAACTTAAATTTTACCTTACACCAATGGTTCACTGGCCCGAAACCATGATGACTTACGACGAAACAGACGGAGTTCTCTTCTCTGGTGATGGATTTGGTTGCTTTGGAACATTGGATGGAGGCTTTATCGATTCTCGTATGAATATTGATAAATACTGGGACGAGATGGTACGCTACTATTCCAATATTGTAGGAAAGTATGGTTCTCCGGTACAAAAAGCTCTTGAAAAACTTGCAGGATTGCATATCAGTGCAATTTGTTCTACACATGGTCCGGTATGGATGGAAAATATAGAAAGAGTAATTGGTATCTACGATAAATTAAGTCGCTACGATGCCGATGAAGGAGTGGTAATTGTTTACGGAAGCATGTATGGAAATACCGAACAGATGGCCGAAACAATTGCATCAGAACTTTCTGCCCGTGGCATTAAGAATATTGTGATGCACAATGTCTCAAAATCAAATCCTTCTTATATCCTCATGGATATATTTAAATACAAAGGACTGATTATTGGAAGTCCTACTTACAGCAACCAGATATTCCCTGAAGTAGAGGCAATTCTTTCAAAAATACTTGTGAGAGATATGAAAGGACGCTATTTGGGATACTTTGGATCTTTTTGCTGGGCTGGCGCTGCCGTGAAAAGAATGGCCGAGTTTGCAGAAAAGAGTAAGTTTGAATTAATTGGTGATCCTGTGGAAATGAAGCAAAGCATGAAGGATATAACTTATACTCAATGTGAAAACCTGGCAAAAGCTATGGCCGATCGTTTAAAAGTTGACAGATCTAAAACACTATAA
- a CDS encoding TIGR01212 family radical SAM protein (This family includes YhcC from E. coli K-12, an uncharacterized radical SAM protein.) — protein sequence MPAYNDFSSFLRKYFDGKVQKISLNAGFTCPNRDGVKGKGGCTYCNNQTFNPEYCKTEKSVKEQLEEGRLFFSRKYPEMKYLAYFQAYTNTYSELEELKRKYEDALSVDGVVGLVIGTRPDCMPDALLDYLEELNKRTFLLVEYGIESTNDDTLRRINRGHTYADTVDAVKRTAARGILTGGHVILGLPGETHDEIVSQAARLSELPLTTLKLHQLQLIRGTKMAHEFEEHPEEFHLYEVDEYIDLVIDYVEQLRPDMVLERFVSQSPKELLIAPDWGLKNYEFTERVKKRMREREAYQGKLYRL from the coding sequence ATGCCTGCTTATAACGACTTTTCTTCTTTTCTGCGAAAGTATTTTGATGGTAAAGTTCAGAAGATTTCGCTTAATGCCGGATTTACTTGCCCAAACAGGGACGGAGTAAAAGGCAAAGGAGGCTGTACTTATTGTAATAACCAGACTTTTAATCCGGAATATTGCAAAACAGAAAAATCAGTAAAAGAGCAGTTGGAAGAAGGACGCCTCTTTTTTTCTCGAAAATATCCGGAAATGAAATATCTGGCCTATTTTCAGGCATATACAAATACTTATTCAGAGCTCGAAGAACTGAAAAGGAAATATGAAGATGCGTTAAGTGTTGATGGGGTAGTAGGATTGGTAATTGGAACCCGTCCTGATTGTATGCCCGATGCTTTGCTCGATTATCTGGAGGAATTGAATAAACGTACTTTTCTTCTTGTAGAATATGGCATTGAAAGTACTAATGATGATACGCTGCGAAGAATTAACCGCGGACATACTTATGCAGACACAGTTGATGCTGTGAAAAGAACCGCTGCCAGAGGTATTCTTACCGGTGGACATGTGATACTTGGACTACCAGGGGAAACACATGATGAGATCGTAAGTCAGGCTGCCCGATTATCAGAATTGCCACTTACAACTTTAAAGCTTCATCAGTTACAGCTTATTCGCGGAACAAAGATGGCTCATGAGTTTGAAGAACATCCGGAAGAATTTCATTTGTATGAAGTGGATGAATATATAGATCTTGTTATAGATTATGTTGAACAACTTCGTCCGGATATGGTGCTGGAACGCTTCGTTTCTCAGTCTCCGAAGGAATTACTTATAGCACCCGATTGGGGGCTGAAGAATTACGAGTTTACCGAACGTGTAAAAAAAAGAATGCGTGAAAGGGAAGCTTATCAGGGAAAATTATATAGACTTTAA